A part of Chitinivorax tropicus genomic DNA contains:
- a CDS encoding STM4012 family radical SAM protein — protein MTMPWLATPYQAYSYSYPHKTAYRPFSTPLPLAPLWAEEKRDALFLYLHIPFCEMRCGFCNLFTLAKPNASLPMRYVDAMQRQMRQVAAALGPHRIARFAIGGGTPTYLSAQQLAQLLESAQRHFQLDMATTPASVEVSPETLTDEKLSLLAQAGVDRVSIGIQSFLRTETDALIRPQLNTVVSQALDAIRQAGIATLNLDLIYGIPNQTAASFAASIRQALRWMPEEIYLYPLYVRDLTGLGVIQQRHAGRYPQFVIQQGQADNRAELYRAGQAVLLAAGYQQCSMRMFKLPHAPGKPAPIYCCQADGMVGLGSGARSYTRQLHYSTEYAVGRQSTRDIIEHYCDRQEEWFTQAHYGIELDATERKRRFVIQSLLIRPGLSLSDYAARFDGADAWADIPLLDQLREHQLLSQQGDWLSLTEAGLALSDSIGPALISDAVRARMQQYELA, from the coding sequence ATCACCATGCCCTGGCTGGCCACACCCTATCAGGCCTACTCCTACTCCTACCCGCACAAGACGGCCTACCGCCCCTTTTCGACGCCCCTTCCCCTGGCGCCGTTGTGGGCGGAGGAGAAGCGTGATGCGCTGTTTCTCTACCTGCATATTCCGTTCTGTGAAATGCGCTGTGGTTTTTGTAATCTGTTCACGTTGGCCAAGCCCAATGCCAGCCTGCCCATGCGATATGTGGATGCCATGCAGCGCCAGATGCGGCAGGTGGCTGCCGCGCTGGGCCCGCATCGGATCGCACGTTTTGCCATTGGGGGGGGCACACCTACCTATCTGTCGGCTCAGCAGCTGGCTCAGCTATTGGAGTCGGCCCAGCGGCATTTCCAGTTGGACATGGCTACCACCCCTGCTTCGGTGGAGGTGTCCCCCGAAACCCTGACCGACGAGAAACTCAGCCTGCTGGCCCAGGCTGGGGTGGATCGGGTCAGCATTGGCATCCAGAGCTTTTTGCGCACCGAGACGGATGCGTTGATCCGCCCCCAGCTGAACACTGTGGTCAGCCAGGCGCTGGATGCCATCCGCCAGGCAGGGATCGCGACATTGAATCTGGACCTGATCTATGGCATCCCCAACCAGACTGCTGCCAGCTTTGCTGCATCCATCCGGCAGGCGCTGCGCTGGATGCCAGAGGAGATCTACCTCTACCCGCTTTATGTGCGCGACCTGACCGGGCTGGGTGTGATCCAGCAACGGCACGCCGGGCGCTATCCGCAATTCGTCATTCAACAAGGGCAGGCGGACAACCGGGCCGAGTTGTACCGGGCCGGGCAGGCCGTTTTGCTGGCGGCGGGCTATCAGCAATGTTCGATGCGCATGTTCAAACTGCCCCATGCGCCAGGCAAACCTGCGCCGATCTACTGTTGTCAGGCGGATGGCATGGTGGGGCTGGGGAGCGGTGCCCGATCCTATACGCGACAGCTGCACTATTCGACTGAATATGCCGTGGGGCGGCAATCGACCCGGGACATCATCGAACACTATTGTGATCGGCAAGAGGAATGGTTCACGCAGGCACATTACGGCATCGAGCTGGATGCAACCGAACGCAAACGCCGCTTTGTCATCCAATCGCTGCTGATCCGCCCCGGCCTCAGCCTGAGCGATTACGCAGCGCGTTTTGATGGTGCGGATGCCTGGGCTGACATCCCGTTGCTGGATCAGCTGCGTGAGCATCAACTGCTCAGCCAGCAAGGCGACTGGCTGAGCCTGACCGAGGCCGGGCTGGCCTTGTCGGACAGCATCGGTCCTGCATTGATCTCTGATGCGGTTCGGGCAAGGATGCAACAATATGAGCTGGCCTAG
- a CDS encoding STM4013/SEN3800 family hydrolase: MTAFNMRQLVGEVDIVLITLDTLRFDAAQSLFQAGRLPVLSRYLPATGWERRHSPGSFTYAAHHAFFAGFLPTPAQPGRHPRHFAVAFPGSETTAPTTCVFETPDIVSGLAQRGYQTICIGGVGFFNKTSPLGRVLPGLFQVSEWTPAFGVTAPDSTTQQVACAQRHLAACQGRAFLFINVSAMHQPNRHYVPGCERDDLQSHMAAMAYVDGALAPLFDTLAARGAFVILCADHGTAYGEDGYDGHRIGHPVVWEVPYAEFLIPGRI; this comes from the coding sequence GTTTCGATGCGGCGCAGAGCCTGTTCCAGGCTGGGCGACTGCCGGTGTTGTCCCGTTACCTGCCTGCCACTGGGTGGGAGCGCCGTCATAGTCCCGGCAGCTTTACCTACGCGGCGCATCATGCATTCTTTGCGGGCTTTCTACCGACGCCCGCCCAGCCAGGGCGCCATCCACGCCATTTCGCGGTGGCTTTCCCTGGTAGCGAGACCACCGCGCCGACCACCTGTGTGTTCGAGACCCCTGATATCGTGTCTGGCTTGGCGCAGCGGGGGTATCAGACCATCTGCATCGGCGGGGTTGGATTTTTCAACAAGACATCACCGCTGGGGCGGGTCTTGCCTGGGTTGTTCCAGGTCAGTGAATGGACGCCTGCATTTGGCGTCACCGCGCCGGATTCGACCACACAGCAGGTGGCCTGTGCGCAGCGCCATCTGGCGGCCTGTCAGGGGCGAGCGTTCCTGTTCATCAATGTCTCGGCCATGCACCAGCCCAACCGACATTATGTGCCGGGTTGCGAGCGCGATGATCTACAGAGCCATATGGCGGCCATGGCCTATGTCGATGGTGCGCTGGCACCGCTGTTCGATACCCTGGCCGCGCGCGGTGCGTTCGTCATCCTGTGCGCTGATCATGGCACCGCCTATGGCGAAGATGGCTACGATGGTCATCGGATCGGCCACCCGGTGGTCTGGGAGGTGCCCTACGCCGAATTCCTGATCCCGGGGCGGATATGA
- a CDS encoding STM4011 family radical SAM protein, whose amino-acid sequence MQLNLMYRGRLASCNYDCSYCPFAKRRDTRATLLQDAADLTRFVEWAGQQAQHQLSILFTPWGEALTRRYYREALLTLAAMPQVQRVAIQTNLSVMPDWLVDAPPSKVSLWCTFHPDQTPSARFLARVARLTALQVPHSIGMVGIRAFFPAIADMRLALPATTYLWVNAYWDEGRDYYQAHEAAWLRQIDPWFEHNLSPPPSLGVACRAGESALSVDGAGNLRPCHFVNEPLGNLYQHDWAARLRTKPCPNPVCDCYIGYVHRHDQPFAAEFGWGALGRVPLYFRWQRPVGWVATAPQGHP is encoded by the coding sequence ATGCAATTGAATCTGATGTATCGTGGGCGGCTGGCCAGCTGCAACTATGATTGCAGCTATTGTCCCTTTGCCAAGCGTCGGGACACCCGCGCCACTTTGCTGCAGGATGCCGCCGATCTGACACGTTTTGTCGAATGGGCGGGGCAACAGGCGCAGCATCAGCTGTCGATTCTGTTCACGCCTTGGGGCGAGGCGTTGACCCGTCGATACTACCGCGAAGCCCTGCTTACGCTGGCGGCCATGCCACAAGTACAGCGGGTGGCCATCCAGACCAATCTGTCGGTGATGCCTGACTGGTTGGTGGATGCGCCGCCAAGCAAGGTGTCGCTATGGTGCACCTTCCACCCCGACCAGACCCCCAGTGCCCGCTTTCTGGCGCGGGTAGCCCGGCTGACAGCCTTGCAGGTGCCACATAGCATTGGCATGGTGGGGATTCGCGCGTTTTTTCCCGCCATTGCTGATATGCGGCTGGCCCTGCCTGCGACCACCTACCTGTGGGTGAATGCGTACTGGGACGAAGGCCGTGATTATTACCAGGCGCACGAAGCGGCTTGGTTGCGGCAGATCGACCCCTGGTTCGAACACAATCTGAGCCCGCCCCCCAGCCTGGGCGTGGCTTGTCGGGCGGGAGAGAGTGCATTGTCCGTCGATGGCGCGGGCAACCTGCGGCCTTGTCATTTCGTCAACGAGCCATTGGGCAACCTCTACCAACATGACTGGGCAGCGCGGCTGCGTACCAAGCCCTGCCCCAATCCAGTCTGTGATTGCTACATCGGCTATGTGCATCGTCACGACCAACCCTTTGCTGCTGAATTCGGCTGGGGCGCGCTGGGCCGGGTGCCTCTGTATTTTCGATGGCAGCGCCCAGTGGGCTGGGTGGCGACTGCGCCGCAGGGCCACCCCTGA